The Phycisphaerae bacterium genomic sequence CTCGAAGGAGCGGGTCCGCCAGATCGAGGCCAAGGCGATGGAGAAGATGCAGGTGCTGCTTGAGGGGGAAGCGGGCCGCGGTTTCGGAAGCGACAGGGCAAATCGTCAAGACGGTTGACCTCCGCGGTATGACGCGGGCCTGCCTATCACATCACTTCAATCAGCGTCCAAGTGCGGCCAGGAGAGCGAAACGGCCAGTATCCGAGCCCTGGCGGCGATAGGAGAAGAAACGGTCGTCGCAGATGGTGCACAGGTCGATGGTCTGGATGTTGGCGTCGGACAGGCCCGCGCCGGTGAGCTGACGGCGGCAGGCGTTCCAGAGGTCGAAACGTCGCGGTTCGGACGAGGCGAACGGGCGCAGGTCGTCGGGAAGCTGCTGAACCAAGTCGTCGCCGACCTGGTAGCAGCACGGACCGGCGGAGGGCCCTACCGCGGCAACCAGATCGGCAGATTGGCAGCCGAATCGCTCGGACATGAGGCCAACCGCGTTGGTCAAAATCCGATCAGCCAAAGCCCGCCATGAGGCGTGGACATTGGCGATCGCGTGCCGGCGCGGGTCGTAGATCAGGACGAGCGGGCAGTCGGCTGAGAGGGTCAGCAGGGGCGTGTATACTTCAGCGGTGACCAAACCGTCGCAGCCGGCGATGGTGTCGCTGCGGCCTTCCGCCCCCCTGCCGACGTTCGCGGCGTCCACACACGCGACCCGGCCGTGATGGACCTGCTCGGCGACGGTGAGCTTGCTGAAATCGAGTCCGAGTCTTCGGCAGAGCAGGCGGCGACGCTCGATGGCCCGATCCGCAGCCGGGCCGACATGGTCGGCAAGATTGAACGGATCGTCGCCGTCAAATCGCGTCGTGGTGATCGCGTGGATCAACCGGTCGAATCGCTCGAAGATCGGGAACGTCAGCTGCGTACAGGCCATCTCAAGTCCGCTCCATCTCCAACAGAACCTTGATGCTCCCGGGTCGCTGGGCAAGGGTGAAGGCCTCGACGCCATCCTGGATCGCGAATCGTCGGCTGATCATCGGCTCGACACGAACACATCCTTCTTCGAGAGCTTCGATGGCCGGTGCGAAGGGTCCGCATCGACTGCCGATGATGGTGATCTCGTTGATGACGGTGAGGGCGAGGTTGGGACCGATGTTTCCAGCGAAGGTGCTCTTGAGGATAACGGTTCCTCGCGGCCGGACGAGGTCCTGGGCGACGGCAAGGCCTTCCGGATGGCCGGTGCAATCGACGGCGACGTCGAAAACTTGGCGCGGCGTCGCCTCGTCGATGCGCTGGATTTGAAGTCCGAGTTGCCGGGCGAGATCCTGCTTACTGAGACTACGACCGAAAAGGTGCAGTTCGCCGACCCGAGGGGCGAGCACCTGGGCGACGAGCAGGCCCAGCCGTCCGGGCCCGAGAACGGCGACCTTTTCATTGCCGCTGAAGGCATGCTGGCGCGTGACCTGGAACGCGGCGGCGAGCGGCTCGATGAACACCGCCTGATCGTCGGAGACGCGGTCGGGCAAAACATGGAGGTTGTCGGCGGGAAGAGACAGATACTCAGCGAACGCGCCGTCGCGTCCGGCGATGCCGAGAACGGTCCGGTTGCGGCAGTGGTTGGGAAGGGATCGGCTGCACATGTCACACCGACGGCAGGGGCAGTTGATCTCGCCGACCACTCGCCGTCCGGCCAGCGGTGCGGACCCTTCGACGACGGTTCCGACGAACTCGTGGCCGGGCACACCGCAGAAATCCATGTAGCCTTTGACGATCTCAAGGTCGGTGGCGCAGATGCCGGCCTGAATGACCTTGACGAGGACTTCGCCGGATCCCGGCTGCGGGTCCGGATGGTTGGGATCGAAGCGCAACGTCCCGTCGAAAACGAGGGCCTTCATGCCGGCGCAAGCCCTCCAAAGGCGCTAGTCGTAGCGGATGACGCTGAACACGTCGTAGTCGTTGAGCTTGTCTCGGCCGTGGAGGAAGGCCAGCTCGATGAGCACAGCCACGCCCACGATATCGGCGCCAAGCTCCTTGACCAGGTCACATGAGGCCTTCATGGTCCCGCCGGTGGCGAGCAGGTCGTCGATCATGACCACCCGCTGACCGGGCTTGACCGCATCGGCGTGAATTTCGAGACTGTCGGTGCCGTACTCGAGATCGTAGGTAACGGCGTGTGTTTTGGCCGGGAGCTTTTTGGGTTTGCGGATGGGCACAAACCCGGCTGAGAGGGCCTGGGCGACGGCGATGCCGAAGATGAATCCGCGGGACTCGGCACCCACCACCAGGTCCACGTGCTGGCCTCGGAACCGGTGGGCCAGCAGCTCGACCGCCAAGGCCAGAGCCGCGGCGTCGCCCAACAGGGGCGTGATATCCTTGAAGATGATACCGGGTTTTGGAAAGTCGGGAACGTCGCGAATGAAACCGGCGAGATAATCGCGGCAGCTTTGCATGTCAGCCGAGCTCCTCCTGGACATAGAGTTCGAGTTTTGACAGAGCTTGTCGTTCGAGCTGGCGGACCCGTTCGCGTGTCAGTCCCACCCGCTGTCCGACCTCCTTGAGGGTGAGGGACTTCTCTTCGATCAGGCCGTAGCGGAGTTGGACGATCCGCGCCTCTCGCTCGTCAAGCTGGTCCAAGAGTTCTTTTACAACCTGCCGCTCGGTTTCGTCAAACAATTTCTCTTCGGGGCTGCCGACGCGGGTGTCGACGAGGATTTCGCTGAGGTCCATCTGCTCGTCGCCGAAACCGGCTGTGCCGCCGCTGGAAAGGGCAACGATGGCCTCCTGTACGGCCTTGGCCCGCTTGGCCGGCATCTTGAGGTCCTTGCGGATCTCCTCGGGAATCGCGGGTCGGCCCTTGAGGTGTTCCAGCTCGGACGCCTTCTGTCGCCAGCGTGAGATTTCCTCAGCCATGTAGGCTGGGATGTGTACGGGTTGGCCCGCTCCGATCAGGGCCCGGCGGATAGCCTGCTTGATCCACCAACTGGCGTAGGTGCTGAACCGCGAGCCCTGCTGCGGGTCGTAGCCTTCGACCGCGCGGAGCAGTCCGAGGTTGCCTTCCTCGATGAGGTCCGAGATGGGCACGCCGCGTCCGGAGTAGTTTTTGGCGATGTTGACCACGAGGCGCAGGTTGGCCCGGACCATGCGGTCGCGGGCCTGCCAGGCCAGATCGTTATCGGAATTGCGAAGCTGGGTCGCCAGTTCCTTCTCCTCGTCGGCGGTCAGGAGGGCGGTTTCGTTGATCTGGCGGAGGTAGACTTCCAACCCCTCTTCCGGGGCGAGCATCTTTTTATCCATTCACATGGTCCTATAATCTCGGGTCTTCCAGACTGATGTCCGCTGCTCATGTTGTCTATCGGCAAATGGGAAGGTCGGCGTTATGGTCTGGCCACCGTCATTATGCCCGGAAAGGCGATCGACCGCAAGGGTCGCGACGGTACCGGTCGGGGCGAAACGTAAAGCGGCCGGCGAAAGGGATCCTTCGCCGGCCGCCGATTTTTCCGAATTGTCCATTCCGCTGAAGCCTCAGGGTTTACTAATTCTCCTCGTTCTCCTGGTTTTCCTGCTTCCTCAAGGGAACCTGGACGCGATTGAGGCCGATGAAGCCGCCGCCGGAGTCCAGACCGCCGCGCAGCTCGCGCGGGGCCGGCTCTTCGCGACCGCCGGTATCCTGGCCTTCTTCGCTGGCCCACTCGGCCCGCTTCTTGGACAGCCCGATCTTGCGGTCCTGGGTGTCGACCCGGAGAATCTTGACCTCGATCTCGTCGCCGATCTTGAGTTCTTCCTGCGGGTTCTCGACCTTGTGGTCGGCGATTTCGCTGACGTGCAGGAGCCCTTCGAGGCCCGGTTCGAGCTCGACGAAGACGCCGAAGTTGGTGATCTTGGTGACCACGCCCTTGACGATCTGGCCGGGGATGTAGCGGGACGGCACGGCGTGGAGCCACGGGTCCTCGGTCAACTGCTTAACGCCCAGTGAGAGGCGCATCTTTTCCTTGTCCACGCCGAGCACGACGCACTTGATGCGGTCGTTCTTCTTGACCACTTCGCTGGGATGGGTAACCTTCTTGGTCCAGCTCATGTCCGAGACGTGCAGCAGGCCGTCGATACCTTCTTCCAGTTCGATGAAGGCGCCGTAGGTGGTCAGGTTGCGGACGGTGCCCTCGACCACGGTGTTCGGCGGGTACTTGTCGGCGACCAGTTCCCACGGGTTGGTCTCGACCTGCTTGATGCCCAGCGAGATTTCCTTCTTGTCCTTGTTGACGTCGAGCACAACCACGTCGATGGTGTCGCCAACGTTGACCAGTTCGCTGGGGTGGTTGATCCGCTTGGTCCAGCTCATCTCGCTGATGTGAACCAGGCCTTCCACGCCCGGCTCGATCTTGACGAACGCGCCGTAGGAGGTGATGTTGACCACCTCGCCCTGGACGCGGGAGTTGATCGGATACTTGTCCTCGATTCGCGACCACGGATCCTCGGAGAGCTGCTTGAGACCCAGGGCCACTTTTTCCTTTTCGAGATCGAAGCCGAGGACCATGACCTCGATATCCTGGTCGATCTTGACCATCTCGGTGGGATGGCCGATGCGGTCCCAGCTCATGTCGGTCACGTGCAGCAGGCCGTCCATGCCACCGAGGTCGACGAAGACGCCGAAGTCGGCGATGTTCTTGACCACGCCCTTGCGGATCTGCCCGATCTCGAGTTCGGAGAGCAGCTTGGCCTTGGCCTCGGCCCGCTCTTCTTCGATGAGTCGCCGGCGGGAGATCACGATGTTCCGCTGGGCCGGATCGATCTTGATGATCTTGGCCTCGATGCTCTGGCCGACGTACTCGCCGATGTCCACCGGGCGGCGGATATCGACCTGGCTGGCGGGCAGGAACACGGGCACGCCGATGTCCACCAGCAGGCCCGACTTGATCTTCCGCATGACCTTGCCGGTCACCTGGTCGCCTTCCTTGCAGGTTTCGATGATGCGTTCCCAGCCGCGGATGCGGTCGGCTTTGCGCTTGGAGAGGGCGACCATGCCGGTGTCGTCCTCGACCGTCTCCAGGTAGACCTCGATCTTATCGCCGGGGTCGATCTCGCTGGGTTCCTCGAACTCATGCAGCGGGACGACGCCCTCGCTCTTAAAGCCGATGTCGATGATGACACTGTCCCCAACCACCTCGATGATCCGGCCGGGCAGGATGGTTCCCGGTTTGAAGCTGGTGATGGTCTTGTCCACCGCCTTGTCCAGACCGCTGCCGAAGTCCTGCGTGCCCAGCGCT encodes the following:
- a CDS encoding RNA polymerase sigma factor RpoD/SigA, with the protein product MDKKMLAPEEGLEVYLRQINETALLTADEEKELATQLRNSDNDLAWQARDRMVRANLRLVVNIAKNYSGRGVPISDLIEEGNLGLLRAVEGYDPQQGSRFSTYASWWIKQAIRRALIGAGQPVHIPAYMAEEISRWRQKASELEHLKGRPAIPEEIRKDLKMPAKRAKAVQEAIVALSSGGTAGFGDEQMDLSEILVDTRVGSPEEKLFDETERQVVKELLDQLDEREARIVQLRYGLIEEKSLTLKEVGQRVGLTRERVRQLERQALSKLELYVQEELG
- a CDS encoding 30S ribosomal protein S1; translation: MVDHNIIKDIDLNEEELEKALSEALGTQDFGSGLDKAVDKTITSFKPGTILPGRIIEVVGDSVIIDIGFKSEGVVPLHEFEEPSEIDPGDKIEVYLETVEDDTGMVALSKRKADRIRGWERIIETCKEGDQVTGKVMRKIKSGLLVDIGVPVFLPASQVDIRRPVDIGEYVGQSIEAKIIKIDPAQRNIVISRRRLIEEERAEAKAKLLSELEIGQIRKGVVKNIADFGVFVDLGGMDGLLHVTDMSWDRIGHPTEMVKIDQDIEVMVLGFDLEKEKVALGLKQLSEDPWSRIEDKYPINSRVQGEVVNITSYGAFVKIEPGVEGLVHISEMSWTKRINHPSELVNVGDTIDVVVLDVNKDKKEISLGIKQVETNPWELVADKYPPNTVVEGTVRNLTTYGAFIELEEGIDGLLHVSDMSWTKKVTHPSEVVKKNDRIKCVVLGVDKEKMRLSLGVKQLTEDPWLHAVPSRYIPGQIVKGVVTKITNFGVFVELEPGLEGLLHVSEIADHKVENPQEELKIGDEIEVKILRVDTQDRKIGLSKKRAEWASEEGQDTGGREEPAPRELRGGLDSGGGFIGLNRVQVPLRKQENQENEEN
- a CDS encoding adenine phosphoribosyltransferase yields the protein MQSCRDYLAGFIRDVPDFPKPGIIFKDITPLLGDAAALALAVELLAHRFRGQHVDLVVGAESRGFIFGIAVAQALSAGFVPIRKPKKLPAKTHAVTYDLEYGTDSLEIHADAVKPGQRVVMIDDLLATGGTMKASCDLVKELGADIVGVAVLIELAFLHGRDKLNDYDVFSVIRYD
- a CDS encoding polyphenol oxidase family protein; the encoded protein is MACTQLTFPIFERFDRLIHAITTTRFDGDDPFNLADHVGPAADRAIERRRLLCRRLGLDFSKLTVAEQVHHGRVACVDAANVGRGAEGRSDTIAGCDGLVTAEVYTPLLTLSADCPLVLIYDPRRHAIANVHASWRALADRILTNAVGLMSERFGCQSADLVAAVGPSAGPCCYQVGDDLVQQLPDDLRPFASSEPRRFDLWNACRRQLTGAGLSDANIQTIDLCTICDDRFFSYRRQGSDTGRFALLAALGR
- a CDS encoding alcohol dehydrogenase catalytic domain-containing protein, which gives rise to MKALVFDGTLRFDPNHPDPQPGSGEVLVKVIQAGICATDLEIVKGYMDFCGVPGHEFVGTVVEGSAPLAGRRVVGEINCPCRRCDMCSRSLPNHCRNRTVLGIAGRDGAFAEYLSLPADNLHVLPDRVSDDQAVFIEPLAAAFQVTRQHAFSGNEKVAVLGPGRLGLLVAQVLAPRVGELHLFGRSLSKQDLARQLGLQIQRIDEATPRQVFDVAVDCTGHPEGLAVAQDLVRPRGTVILKSTFAGNIGPNLALTVINEITIIGSRCGPFAPAIEALEEGCVRVEPMISRRFAIQDGVEAFTLAQRPGSIKVLLEMERT